TCCATGGTATCAACGTTGACATATTTTGCCATGATATAAAAATTAGTAATCTCCTCCAATTCATATTCATCATCACCTTTAGTTAGGAAGATCCTCTAAAATAACTCTTAATgactttctttcttgttctcttAACTTGTTCTTGTTAAGCAATGAGTAATCTCTCTTAACATGTCCGTGTTATCTTTTGCTAGTCTTCAAGGGACGTAGCGTGATGACAAAGGACTTGAGATCCGCACAGCAAGtatcgagttcgagtcagggcgtgcacctcttgaGTAAGAGCCTGAGACAGCCGGAATTTTATTCGCTCACCTGGACCCACAAAGTGCACTTTTTGGAGATAGGGTTTccttgaatccaaaaaaaaaaagaagttatctTTTGCTAGTTTCACCCTTGTTATCTTTGTACGTAGTTGTGCCTCCTgggtaatattttattttaaaccatacttttgaatttcaatattaaaattagaatagcttcatcatcatcatgtgaAGTCTTGActataatgtttttccttttaaagtcaaattaatcttcatttgaagtttgaactcaTGAGCAGTAAGAGACCAACAAGCTCATCATATTTGAGTGTCCTCAAATCTTCTGACTCTTCAATAACCATTACTTTCGAATCCCAATGTCTAGGTAGAGACCTCAAATTTTTTCTCACAATCTTGggttctttgattatttttctcaagattttATAACTCGTTAACAATGGTGACAAACCTTGTGCTCATCTCTTTGATGCTTTCGTCGAGCTCCTTTTTGAACATCTCAAAATCTTGTATTAGAGTACTGTTGGTTTTGGATTCCTTTACTTGTGTTGTTTCTGTACGAGCAACCTCCCACATCTTTCATATGACATGAGCCTTGGTAGCGTGCAGATCCTTCTCAATTCACTATCACACAAAATAGAAAGCAAAgcgttaagtttttttttttttttttctttttcaaggttTTCCTGGTTACGGTCtccacaatttatttattagaaaataatataattatattttaaaatcttttttttggaataatatattttaaaatcttatttaatgtATAAGTTATTGAGTTAAGTTGATATTTTAACatagtatcagagccttaatcaTTAAGCGattacgagtttgaatctcaacgttctatttatttgataaaaattaaatataaactagtgtaatttatacaaatttcaagctcaaaaaacttttacttgagaagatttgttagagaataatataaattatatcttaaaatcttaactaaagtttaaactattagattGAGTTGGTTCTAATAGTTTCTTTAAcacaattttcataaaaataatataatcattcTTAACAAGACCTCGTATATATCTCGATATCaaggaaaacaaatacaaatacgAACTCATATAGTTCCAATATAGATAAATAGAGTAATCAAATCAAAGGGCTTTAGACTAGTTGGCCATGATCTTCTTTCTTAGATGGGCAAGTCTTATTCAAAAGACTAAGGCTCTAATACTAGTTAGAGAACTACAAGTCAAGTTTAGAGAGGGGTGAGTagatatttaacaaataaaagtagcatttatatatatataaataaaaccaactATTACAAGTTCAGCAAAAGTAAAGCTAATGCAATATATAAGCACATGACTATAAAATAAAGAGGGTACGTATGGATAGagagatcaaatataaaaatttatcctTATTCTTTCTCGTCTACATTTATTCCCTAAACACAATTTAAGCTTTCCTAATCGACTATACATTCCTACTTTGGGCGAGGAATACACATTTTAGAGCCACTTTTTTTATAGACTCAGagggtgtttgtttttgaggtGGAGGTGGAGTTTTGTTTGTGGGactcataaaaaaactaaaaaaagcaataaaaagtagtttttgtGGTTGAGTTTTGTGCATAAATGAGTTGTATCCAACCTCAAactcaaccacaaaagctaaaaCAAACACACCCTCAAGCTGCCCTCGTATCAGTATAGTCCATGTCCATGGCAAGCTCATCTTGAATTGTTTATATTGCTCTACTAAACTGTATTACAGTTTTCGgtagtgtttgagattgtagtagcggttgttttttaaaatgtttttcgctttaaatatagtaaaataatatttttttgatattagcgcatcaaaataatttaaaaatataaaatatattttttaaaaaataaattttaaaaatacttttataccGCAAAAACAACGCACTCGAACTTCCATGCTTTTTGGTGTCTGCGGAACTAGTTGGCTTCAGAAGCCCGGCCCAATTCCAGAGGGTTATTGTCTTCCATGTTTGGAAAGAAATTTAAGATGTCATTACCGATCAAAATCAAGGCCGATAACAAGGGCTACTGAAATTGAACCATTGATGGGAAATCCAATAAAGGAAGAAACTGCAGTCCTACTTCGAATCCAACTGTTTCCTCCACTGGAAAGCTCAAATAATCTTGTGTATGGACTATAGACAAACTATAAAGCTAAGAAGAATATTACAAAggtttaaaaagaagaaattttttttaatcaatcacCTAAATCTTCAGTCATCAGAATTTTGAGCATTGCGTAGGCAGACCTGTTTCATGATCCACACTCACAATTTCTGTGGCATTGTCGCATCTGAGTACGTCTTGACCCAACTTAGCTCCAGCTGCTTTTAGACCCTTAAGCGAAACAGGCTGGTTGAACAAGTTAAGTGATGGCAATTTGGATGCTGGAGGCAACTTTCCTTCAGGCAAAAGGAAAGTAAAATCTTCCTTCAATAGAGGCACCTCAAAATCTGTCTTGTCATGCTTAACAACGTTGTCCTTTGCACTAATGTGAGCCCCTGGTTCCATGTGATTAGTTGAAAAGCTTGCCTGGTTTGGAAAGTTGGGATAGAGACTAACATATCCTCTGAGGTACATCATGTCAATGAGGAACTTCTTCCATGAAGCTTGCCATCCATTTGTTCTTGACTTTGGAATCTGAACTGGGTTTGCCTTGGCGTCTTCAGTGAACCTCATGTTCATGTAAACATAGAATTCTCTCCATTGTTTAGGGAAGAACATTGCACCCCAACTGCAAGGTAGTTGGTGGAGATAAGGTGTGTTAGGATGGATCCCCTTGAAGAACTCAGTTGCATTCCATTTAGGCCTTTCTTTCACCACCTCCACCAATCTAGGTGTGTAAAGCGAGATGGAGGAGAGCTCAGGCAGTGACACTTGAGGATCATAGTGGTAGGCCAGAAGAGCATATTTCATCCACAGATAGTAGAATGGAGAGACTTCAATATCATCCTCGAGTAGGAGGCCATAATCATCATCAGAAGAAGGGTACCAACTTTCACTGACTGCTCGAATTAGGCCTCCATGGATGATTCTTCTTCTGAGGGTCTTAGGACCATGAGGCCAATCGAATGAGTTCACCAATCTTATAGTTTCCTCATCAACTTTACTGTCCATGTTGAAGCTGATGGGGATTTCATCCCCCAAATAATAAGCATTGCTGAGAGATTCAAGAAGTCTTGTTAAGGAAGGGGCACGGTTTTGGGTGATTATGTTGACAGAAATCCGCATTTTATTCCAGTCTGCATCGACAAATTAAGTGTATGGTCAGTCATAtccataaaaagaaaggttCCACAATATAGATCATAATTTCAAGGGCAGAAAGAGAGGATGCATCCTTACTTGGCAAAGCAGTTGATCTTAGATCAGCCATCCAAAGAACCTTTGATATAGAGGGCCTTGGAAGAAGAACCATCGTTGTGCCATTAACATTAGTCTCTGTCGCCATTTTCAAGGCTTTCTTCACATTAGGATCAATGTCATTCACTGTGATCACCACACTGGGATTGTGAATTTTGATCAATCCTTTCATACTCGAGTACACTGCCTGCATCACTGGCACTTCCGAGTCTGATATATCTGACTGTGCCCCAACCGCCAAATCAAATATCCTGAATCTTCTCTCTTCGCAAACCACTTTAGGCCAATTAAGAGCAGTTGCAGCATCTTCACAAGGGCAAAAACTGCCTCCAGAGATAGCAATGTATGCCTTCTTGCCAGCAGTTGACCTGAACCTTTCAAGAAGTGGTGCAAGTGCTTTAACTTCATCGACCGAGTGGGCATAAAAGAGTGCATCTATTTTTTGAGGGTGCATTGCTGCCCACTGAGTCACATAACCAGCAGACAGTGCTTTCCACCACTGATCATCTCGGACTTGAACAATGTCCTTGAAAATTACAGTGGTTTCAGAAACATAAGCAAGCCTGTGCTCACTATCACCCCATGTTTCCTTATCGTTTGGATCAactggaagcacaaatgaaccAGCATTCCTGTACTTCTGAAGCTGGTAGCTGCATATGTTGGATAAAAATCATAACATTAGAAGCTCAATCAGGAAGACAAAAGAATAgtaaatcaaaaggaaaaagaaaaagaaaaaagagaagaagttgGATATCCAGAGAACCACTTTTCTCTCATATTGAGAAAACTTGCCATTCTTCCACAATCAACTATCATGATATACCATTTTTACCATCACTTGTTATTTTGGTAATGGTTATAGCAGTTAAATGACTTAAAACTACATGGATAACCATGGCTTCAGCTTTGGAAACCATTTGCACATTtccaaaagctaaaaaataataaaccatAACTGATGTATTGGTGCACCCTCCTCCAACCTTCACTGACGGTACACTTGAACTTACTCCCATGTCCTAACCAAACTATTCCTCCATAATGCGCAGATAGTGCTACAGAGAATCTCAAAAGGGAAGTGCTAATTCCAACACagttattttcatttcatttatcaaattaaacatGTAGACAGATTAGTGGATACAGAAATACCAGTGGTGGAAACAGGATACAGAGCATCATCTCGAAGtggaaaatattatattaacaaaGTTCAGGATAGTGACTAACAGAAGAAAAGTTGGCCACATCTTTAAAAAGGGAAGGCTGTTCTATGAAGATTCTTGTATTGAAAACTCATTGCATCTAATAAAAAAGCTGATTTTAAGTATAAAACTTCAAATGCTTGCCAATGTACTACTGAACAGGTTACCAACTCAATAAAAGCTCAATAATACTTGCATGAATGTTTTATAAAAGTTGTTATACTAGCTTAAACCAATATTGTTATTAATGTGAAGAAAGCGGGGTGACTCCTAGAGATCAAAGTTTACAGGAACccgtcacttttttttttttttaattttaactaccGAATACAagtgatcaaaataaaacaaaaaattgaaatgtagTAAGAATGGTCATACCTAAGATGCAGATCTTCTCCTGTCTTGAAGGTCATAGGTGCCTCAACGAATAGTGTCTTAACAAGCTCTGCAGATAAAAACCATGAACTGGAAAGAAAATCCACCTGCATAATTTTATTAACTGTTATATCATAAGCAGGATCAGGCAAATAGAGCCCTGCCTCTTTGGACCGGAACTTTCTGTAGCTAGGGAATGTGAAGTCCTTTTGCCTAAAAGGCAAAATCCTTCCTATGCTGCCCAAAACTGAGTTCTTGTATTTTTCCGTCCCTGCTACGTGCGATAATATCTGTAGCATTTTCCTGCCTGGAATCATGTCATCATCAACGATATATAGAAGATCGGCTTCGGTTTGTAAAGCCATTTGGAACCTTCCATAATACTTGAAATCGTAGCTAGAAGTAACGAAACTGATTCTTGAATCATTATAGCTGTCTACAATTCGCTTTAGTGAGAGCTCATTCGGGCTCCCAAATGAAAGTACCCAAACATGGTGGAAAGGAAGTGTCTGGTGAAGCAGAGAATCAAGCTGTGCGCAAAGTGTCTTTCTCTTGAAATGGTTTAAGATCACTGTGACCTTTGCCTTACTGGGACCTCGCAAATCCCACTTAGAATTCATTGCCATTAGCTCAGACAGTGTTTCTGTGCCAATGGACTTACTTTGAAAATCCAATACCTCATCATACAGCTCTCTCTTCAACTTAATCATTTGAGAATCATTTGACTTCTTCTGCTGGAAATCAATCTTTTCATGCTCGCAAACTTGTGATGGATTGATTGGTTGGATCTCTGCTCTGACAAGAGAAGCAGCTTCTTGGTATCGACCAAGAACGTGGGGTGGGATAATAAATTGCTTCCATTGCTGTGCGATTCTGGTAGCCCAGGTAAAGTCTGGTTTGGCTCTTAAATCTATTGTAGGGCTCATGTAGTATAGTAAGAAAGTTGCATAAATTGCAAAAGCAAATTGGAGACAAGTAAGAGCTGTAACAAGCCTAGCTGAGGGAATCCTATGTAACTTGGACTTGGCCTTCCCTCCAACATAATCACTAAGCATCCCTTCCAAGTCATCCCCACTTTTCATTGTCGAATTCTGGATTAAGCCAATATcttgatttcaattaaaatgaatGTTTACCTGCAAAAGCAATCAAATTAACATACATGGAACTTAAACCATTATTCATACTTAATGTCCAACTTTTAAGCATTTAAACTCGACTGTATTGAAAATATGCTTCAAATTAACACCAGACTTGATTTTCTGCCAACCAAACAGCACAAAGTGTTAGAATTTCAGCGTTGTAGCCAAAGAAAAGCTCAGAATAACTCTGGTCCAAAAAGAGCAAGGAAAGACCAGGCAAGAAGGCAATGAAGAAATTATGTCGATGGTGTTGGTTGAAGTTTGTGTAGTGACGATCCTGTGCCTTCGtattatatttacatgaatgaATGGAAATGTAGCAAAAAAGCGCAAGAGAAGCACCCCATGAGAAGGGCATCCATGGTCACACGGTCTAAACGTTTATATTAATACAGTATCATTAttacataaatttaataacgttcctgttaattttttattttgttaaataagcTTGCgatgatgattttatttaaaatatattaaaaaaatatatatttttttattttttaaaatttatttttgaatttaaaaccgGTTTTGATGCCATATAAAAGGGCTAACCCTGCGTTTTTGGTATTCCCTAGCTACGCACTCTTAGTCTAATCTCTCTGGCATTAAACAAGATCCCAGAAAAACTGAAAACGAAATTTGTATTttctaaaagaagaaaataaataaagctcaTTAACTAACAATTCAAATCCCAAGAgattaattaatgtaaaaatagaCAAAGAAAAGACTTCTAGTACGATCTATGTCAAACTCAAGTCCCTAGATCATGAGCACCTCTGTCCAAAACCCAGACAAGATGAATGCAAGAGAGATATATAGTCCATCGAGGACAAGAAACACTGAAAGAAAACAACTTAAGATTGTTAAGATAGCAATACCTTTTctacaaacaaagaaaatgaaccaCAGAGCACAGCCTACAAAGAGACCTTTTCTTCACCAGCAAATGAAGCACACTAAAAGCTACCAGATCCCTCGAATTTAcacgaaaaagaagaaagaatgtaATCAATCAATGGCTAATATGAGGCCGCGTAAAGTTGCAGAGAATGAAGGTGTTAGACATTGAAGATTTGAGCATCGTATTTAACTGTATTAATACATAAGCAGGTAGTAGAGATGATTATATAGACGTgcacatatatttatatattgccAAGTTTGACTTAGCATGTAGATACGTCGAAGAACATGACAGCAAGCTTTGCTAATGGGGTTTTGCCCAACTTTCTCAAGTTGAAAGCAGCAAATCACAGAATAGATTCAATTTGCTTGTGGGACGGAGAATTTGAAAAAGTTTGGTCATTTTCTCATGAAAGAAAATGGGATAAGTTTCGAATTAATTTGTCTTAATTCTTCttctcgttttttttctttctttttcttccggCACAGTTAGTCAACTCCTGTTTTTACAGGTGAGTGGCCATTACAGTTGCAGAAGATGGTCACCAGAGAAGAACAATATCCCtgatattaagaaaattattgtgCGAGTAACTAATTCAAGGAGATATTAAGCTATATTTAAGAACTGGGCTTCtaagaaaacaatcaaattgCGTTCAGAGGATCAGGATACCAACcacaaccctaaaaaaaaaaatgttagataAATTAACCTTTATTGTCAAACAACCAATTGGTGAATTTGTTagataaagataaataaatgattttatattattcacaaacatttattttctttgaattcatTCAATTAACTCCCATATTCTTtgaatatattcaattaacttGATAATTGACTATATCGAGTCTTTATAGTCGTAATTATAtgagaattaaatatttttattgtgagATGATTCTTATATATATCAACCTAAGGCTTAATAATGTTATACAtcaaacatacatacatacatacatacatacatacatgtatCCCATTATATTATCATTAGGATTTGAATCTGCTTTACCTAGTTTTGAATATCCTGTTGATAGggttataaattatttgactgtcatcttaattttttagttaatgcTCGTGCGATATCACATGCCATGCAAGCATGATCTCACACTCGTGCGATTGCCGAGAGCATGAACATCATTAGtagctacaataaaaaaaaaaaaacccttcattgCTAGAAGATCCAATTCTCTCTCAAATTTGCAAACGAATCACTGAatttaagctcttttttttattattattaatctcgCTAGCCAATATCCAAAGTCCAAACCTGTACAAACCCTAAGAACGGTCAACCATCTTTGCTGCAAAAAGAAAGCAATCAAAGCGTGGAAGATCGAGCGCACTAAGACGTTTTGACTTGAGCCAAGTACTGGCAAACTTTGACAGGCCAATTCTGGGGCTTTGACAAAGCTTATTAGTGATTCAAGTGGAATCCACATAGGCTTAGATCGATGCAAATTCCGTGTAAATAGTATTTAAATGGCCTAACAATTAAGAATATTATGCATATAGATCAAAGACTTAAGGGTCCATGCGCAGTCCTTGttccccacacacacacacacacattgctGGCTTAATTTATTCTGCCCTCCATCGGTCAATACCTGTGTGAAGGTCTGGTCTTAATTAGTGTGCTTCAATATACAAGTGGACTGGTACCGAATTGATACTTGAGGCATTTCACATGGGTTTTCTCTTTGAAACCCTAGATATATATGGACTCGTTAGAATTCTCCATACATAAAGAGTATACCTGATTTTAAACATCAGCAGTACGTAAATATGGATAATCGTCTAGAGATTTTGATGTGAACAGAAGAGATGCTTTATTGGCTGACCTGAAATGAAGGTCCAAAGGTTAATATCAACCAATCTTGAATAATTTTagctaattaataaaatcttggcTATAGTAGCTCTCCCCTTGTACAAGAAACCGCTAGTCAATTATTTCTTAAACTTTTCACAACCATGATGATATCACCGAAAACATATTAATCTTCGAAGAGCTCATTCGTACAAGAGCATGTTATACTCTTCTGGCAGTGATATTAAGAGTAATATATGTAAGAGAgtactgtttgtttttatagaaaatcaaCAAACACTAAGCCTTCTGGTGTTTTCATTATAGCAACATTTATTGTTTACTCTCACAAATAATTGTAGATtgaaataatgaatttttttaaaaatatcaatttgatcctcaaactttttctTTGCACAATTAAGTCCTTTTTAGCCCAAATTAGCACCCAATTgcattttttcttaaagaaggGTTGAATTAAAAGGTAGAGAACTAAAATGCAAAGCACATATAAAATAAACGGCGTCTTagaatttcaattgaaaagtttattttagttttttattttttttatctattaggtAGACAATCGCtttagtttttctaaatttaattttgatgccaaagatcatttttctcatttttcattccttttttttgtgttagaagagagagaaggtcATCAAATTTTGACTTTAAGAGAGAAATTTCTCGTTGTTAATGATTATGACAAAAAATATAGTCAATTTTTATGTCCATGGGTTCCATTTCATCAATGGAGTTTTCCCTGGTGTTTGAAGCTAGATTTGATCGTGGCTTCgggttgaatttgatttttaaggtTTATTGTGGGCATGGATTATCAAGGTGTTTAGGGTATTATCTAGGTGTTTTGAGTCAACAatagattgaaaatgaaaaagaaatagaaaccTTGATTTTTCAGGGACCCGTGGTTGCTGAAATCTGTAGAAAGCAAACGACGTGTTGTCtgttgtcttttttatatataaaaagcgcccctttattaaataataaaaaataggctCAAACGTGCTAGCTAAGCTGTTTTGTTTTAATGCCTAGACCCACGAggttgaactatttttttatgtttggttttcaaaaaaattgagaaaacaaatcattgaATCCAATTGAATCCTTTATAGGGTGACGAGTTTAATGGGTTAATTAATCCACAACATTTAGGctattatttacttttctttgtttaatgcttttttatgtcccttaatgtttttaaaaaaatacaatttcactATTTGTTATCGAtgatcaatttttgttttttaaatcaaaccttAAAGAatgcaattaattttttgttgtcgATATATAATCTACCTTTGCCTTCCCATCCCTAGGTAGCTATCATCATTTTttgtacttaaaaaaaaattgttattcaatacaaaaaaatatcaagtgcttttcttgtcatataattaaatgaaaaataatatataggataaaaaatattattaaatatgatGACATACATAATTTGTGTCGCGAGTTTCTTGGACTCGAgttcactttgtttttttaattaaatgttgttttatattaattttatcttttaatattgagttgattcgGGATtgagttttctaatttatttatttttcaagattatcccATTTTTCAAccaatattttatctaaaaacatttaaaaaacactcaAGAGGCCTTAAAAACTCATTTGTGGTCTTAGACTTAAAAAATCGATCTCAAAATGCAGAATCAACTCGAtttcaaaaaacttttcaagCCTCGAAATACTTTTTCAGACAAAATGAATGTCAAAGAACACATTAATGAAACTCTTCTCATTCAAAGAAACTCATTGACATCAAGAACTActttttttcatggttgatATCTTGATTAACTGATAACTTTCTCTCTACTTAGCCTTTTTGTGATGACTCTTTTCCTCTCTCAAATCAGGGTCAAGATcggaacaaaataaaatcttaaactaAAACATTTGATCTCGAAACTACAAGGACTAAAAAGAAACTTTGACAAAATCCCAAAGCAAAATTTAGCAAATAAACGTAAGgacaaattttttcttttctgtaacatggttttcttattctttttcaattttagtcctttGACTCTTAATTTTGTgcaaatcataaaatcaaatagATTTTTCCAAATTCAAAAACCAATCCAATAGCAAGATGTTTTGCTGGGACTACAAAGTCTCATAGAAAGCAATGAGAAACAAAATACAAGGACTAACTCCCAGTAAACACAATGATAAAGGacccaattgaaaaataaaataaaataaagtactgaaaaataaaaatcatagcaCTGTTTCCGTGACTACGGTGGAAACACCAAAtcttttaggttatttttatttaattcaattatcatCTTCTGTGGACAGAAACTTATAATTCACTCCAATATTCAAAGGTGTGAGAGTGGTGCCAGTCATCCACTAGCTTTGCTCAGGAAAGGGTAATCTGTGTACCCAACAATGGGATCGTGGGTGTAGAAAGTCTCCCTGATATACTTATTCAGGGGTGCATTAAGCTTCAATCTCAAAACCAAGTCTGGGTTTGAGATAAAATCTCTACCGTAGGATACCAAATCTGCGTCACCTTCAGCTACAGCTTGTGTTCCCAGCTCCCTAGTGAACCCACCACTGCATATGAAGGTACCCTGATATGCCCTCCTCCAAGTCCTGGTCGTTTGCGCCACCACATCTTCGGTGCCAGGTCTGCCTAACTCTCTTTGGACGTGGAGGTAGGTGAGTTTTGAGCCCACCTGTAGCTGGAGTTTGTTAATTCTCTCAATCACTGAAAGGCCTAAGTTGAGTGGATCAGAGTCTGTGGCATCATTGTGATCGATTGCAGGGGACGTTCGAAAAGCTACTCGTTCTGCGCCGACAGCTGAGACTACTGCCTGAATCACCTGCATTAAGAATCTGCAACGGTTTTCCATTGATCCACCATACTCATCTATTCTGTTATTGATCCCATCTTTTAAGAATTGATCAATAAGGTAACCATAACCCCCATGGATCTCAACCCCATCAAAACCTGCAGACAATGTTTTCATTACGAGCGTTATTAATCATTGATGTAACACATGGTAACCAGGTGAGCTCGAAAAGCACCTGTTTCTTTGTTTCGAGAGCTAAAGTAGCAGTCTAAGCTGATTATCCAGTCAATTAAGCCATCAAATTGAATCAACAATATATACCAGCTAACTAAAAAGGCCAATCATGATTAGAACTCCCATCATAGAGAGGTATCATCGTCACCCTTTAAGGAAAAATTTAGTAAAGCATACTCCGTTTTCTCTAAACAGGTAATTGCCcgtctaaaagaaaaaaactgtcaCATACAACTGCAGCTCCAAAaccttgaaataaaacaaataaatgtcaTTACACTAACCCGCTCGAATGGCATTCAAGGCTGCCTGGCTATAATGCTCCACCACCTCCAGTATTTCAGAGGTTTCCAAGGCTCGAGGTGCTGAGCATGTGCTATAGGTCCCATCTGGCATGAGAATTCTCCACCTGTTTGAGATGGCCttgtttgttgatgaaattGCTGCAGCCCCACCAGGTTGATAAACTGATGTAATGCCCAAATTCAAAAGGCAAATATCCAGTGCTTCAATAACAATTATTGTAGCCaacaatgacaataaaaaacagTGCAAGGAAAATGCTGGTTGACCTAAAATGACACCAGGTTGATTTCAAGTTTCGTGATAGAGTAAAGTAAATTTACCTTGATGAGATGCACGGCCAACGTGCCACAGTTGACAGAATATGATGCTCCCTTTGGCATGAACCGCATTCACTACCTTCTTCCATGCCTCCACTTGAGCATCTGAGTAAATTCCAGGCACATGGGGAAACCTGGTTCCTCCATTAAAAGACATCAGACAAATTCTATACAACATGCATGGCATAAACAATGCAATGTGAACATAGGAGAAAGCATTTTCATCAATGCTAAACATTAAATaacaatgacaagaaaaaaCCTTCAAGAACACTCATAGATCAATGGATTAGCGGGTCCCATATAAAGATCATATGATCCAATACATAAACTTCTTGAAGTTTTTCTTAATGTTAAGCTTTTTTGTTGTCATTATGTCCATAACATCTTGCtagatgatga
The DNA window shown above is from Populus trichocarpa isolate Nisqually-1 chromosome 4, P.trichocarpa_v4.1, whole genome shotgun sequence and carries:
- the LOC18098207 gene encoding uncharacterized protein LOC18098207 gives rise to the protein MKSGDDLEGMLSDYVGGKAKSKLHRIPSARLVTALTCLQFAFAIYATFLLYYMSPTIDLRAKPDFTWATRIAQQWKQFIIPPHVLGRYQEAASLVRAEIQPINPSQVCEHEKIDFQQKKSNDSQMIKLKRELYDEVLDFQSKSIGTETLSELMAMNSKWDLRGPSKAKVTVILNHFKRKTLCAQLDSLLHQTLPFHHVWVLSFGSPNELSLKRIVDSYNDSRISFVTSSYDFKYYGRFQMALQTEADLLYIVDDDMIPGRKMLQILSHVAGTEKYKNSVLGSIGRILPFRQKDFTFPSYRKFRSKEAGLYLPDPAYDITVNKIMQVDFLSSSWFLSAELVKTLFVEAPMTFKTGEDLHLSYQLQKYRNAGSFVLPVDPNDKETWGDSEHRLAYVSETTVIFKDIVQVRDDQWWKALSAGYVTQWAAMHPQKIDALFYAHSVDEVKALAPLLERFRSTAGKKAYIAISGGSFCPCEDAATALNWPKVVCEERRFRIFDLAVGAQSDISDSEVPVMQAVYSSMKGLIKIHNPSVVITVNDIDPNVKKALKMATETNVNGTTMVLLPRPSISKVLWMADLRSTALPNWNKMRISVNIITQNRAPSLTRLLESLSNAYYLGDEIPISFNMDSKVDEETIRLVNSFDWPHGPKTLRRRIIHGGLIRAVSESWYPSSDDDYGLLLEDDIEVSPFYYLWMKYALLAYHYDPQVSLPELSSISLYTPRLVEVVKERPKWNATEFFKGIHPNTPYLHQLPCSWGAMFFPKQWREFYVYMNMRFTEDAKANPVQIPKSRTNGWQASWKKFLIDMMYLRGYVSLYPNFPNQASFSTNHMEPGAHISAKDNVVKHDKTDFEVPLLKEDFTFLLPEGKLPPASKLPSLNLFNQPVSLKGLKAAGAKLGQDVLRCDNATEIVSVDHETGLPTQCSKF